A window of the Dermacentor variabilis isolate Ectoservices unplaced genomic scaffold, ASM5094787v1 scaffold_12, whole genome shotgun sequence genome harbors these coding sequences:
- the LOC142566137 gene encoding cyclin-dependent kinase 14-like isoform X3: protein MSLSVSSKNWKPSTKEALSKEVILPDYDTENENVAVTRVTMNGFEKSESVEDGTLDNARSSTPNSNVAGREPNGNLSPVCEDKLHSEPPAPLPPPRTSSSHSYLNKVCKMAARTEGKGGGHWPRPAPHSSSFDECTSMEYQHMAAARKPARPKSEIFFSHEKGSKTPRCPSMTFEGNMTFGRIEAYVRLEQLGEGSYATVYRGYSNLMGKVVALKEIRLQPEEGTPFTAIREASLLRGLKHANIVTLHDIIHTKDTLTFVFEYVHTDLSQYLEKHPGGLNPKNVKLFLFQLLRGLSYCHERVILHRDLKPQNLLISEQGELKLADFGLARAKSVPSRTYSHEVVTLWYRPPDVLLGSTDYSTSLDMWGVGCIFIEMITGAAAFPGVKDTTDQLDKIWRILGTPTEETWEGVSRYKNYKLHKFGMYPGQPLKQAFPKLSEIPQADEIANRFLQLQPQNRISAVDAMRHSYFADMPPKVYDLPDQASIFTVPGCKLSPETYNLPMSVIKAAAKLRC from the exons AATGTGGCCGTGACACGAGTGACAATGAACGGCTTCGAGAAGAGTGAGAGTGTGGAGGATGGGACTCTGGACAATGCACGCAGCTCAACACCCAACAGCAATGTAGCCGGCCGAGAGCCCAATGGCAACCTGAGCCCTGTATGTGAGGACAAGCTTCACTCTGAGCCCCCGGCACCCTTGCCACCACCTCGAACCTCCTCTTCGCACAGCTACCTCAACAAAGTCTGCAAAATGGCTGCCCGAACTGAAG GCAAAGGCGGAGGCCACTGGCCCCGGCCGGCACCACACAGCAGCAGCTTCGATGAGTGCACCTCCATGGAGTACCAGCACATGGCAGCTGCCCGGAAACCTGCACGGCCCAAATCTGAAATCTTCTTCTCTCACGAGAAGGGATCCAAAACACCCCGGTGTCCTTCCATGACATTCGAG GGAAACATGACCTTTGGTAGGATAGAAGCCTATGTACGACTAGAACAACTAGGAGAAGGTTCTTATGCAACCGTGTACAGGGGTTACAGCAA TCTCATGGGCAAAGTAGTTGCACTGAAGGAAATCCGGCTGCAGCCTGAAGAAGGCACACCTTTCACGGCAATCAGAGAAG CATCATTGTTGCGGGGTCTAAAGCATGCTAATATAGTGACACTTCATGACATCATTCACACTAAAGACACACTCACATTTGTATTTGAATATGTG CACACAGACCTTAGCCAGTACCTTGAGAAGCACCCCGGTGGGCTCAACCCCAAGAACGTCAAG cttttcctATTCCAGCTCTTGCGTGGTCTGTCCTACTGTCATGAACGAGTCATTCTTCACAG AGATCTGAAACCTCAGAACCTTCTCATCAGTGAACAGGGGGAGCTGAAACTTGCAGATTTTG GTCTTGCCAGAGCCAAGTCTGTGCCTAGTCGTACTTACTCGCATGAAGTGGTCACTTTGTGGTACCGGCCACCTGATGTGTTGCTTGGATCAACAGACTACTCAACATCACTGGACATGTG GGGAGTGGGCTGCATATTCATTGAGATGATCACCGGTGCAGCCGCATTCCCTGGTGTCAAGGACACAACTGATCAGCTGGATAAAATCTGGAGG ATCCTGGGGACTCCTACTGAGGAAACATGGGAAGGTGTTTCTCGTTATAAGAACTACAAACTTC ACAAATTTGGCATGTACCCAGGCCAGCCCCTAAAACAAGCCTTTCCTAAACTATCAGAAATACCACAGGCCGATGAAATTGCCAACAGATTCCTCCAG CTTCAGCCACAGAACAGGATCTCAGCTGTGGATGCTATGCGGCACAGCTATTTTGCAGACATGCCCCCCAAGGTGTATGATCTCCCTGACC AGGCCTCCATATTTACAGTTCCTGGTTGCAAACTTAGTCCAGAGACTTACAATCTCCCCATGTCTGTGATCAAGGCAGCGGCCAAACTGCGATGTTAG
- the LOC142566137 gene encoding cyclin-dependent kinase 14-like isoform X5 codes for MNGFEKSESVEDGTLDNARSSTPNSNVAGREPNGNLSPVCEDKLHSEPPAPLPPPRTSSSHSYLNKVCKMAARTEGKGGGHWPRPAPHSSSFDECTSMEYQHMAAARKPARPKSEIFFSHEKGSKTPRCPSMTFEGNMTFGRIEAYVRLEQLGEGSYATVYRGYSNLMGKVVALKEIRLQPEEGTPFTAIREASLLRGLKHANIVTLHDIIHTKDTLTFVFEYVHTDLSQYLEKHPGGLNPKNVKLFLFQLLRGLSYCHERVILHRDLKPQNLLISEQGELKLADFGLARAKSVPSRTYSHEVVTLWYRPPDVLLGSTDYSTSLDMWGVGCIFIEMITGAAAFPGVKDTTDQLDKIWRILGTPTEETWEGVSRYKNYKLHKFGMYPGQPLKQAFPKLSEIPQADEIANRFLQLQPQNRISAVDAMRHSYFADMPPKVYDLPDQASIFTVPGCKLSPETYNLPMSVIKAAAKLRC; via the exons ATGAACGGCTTCGAGAAGAGTGAGAGTGTGGAGGATGGGACTCTGGACAATGCACGCAGCTCAACACCCAACAGCAATGTAGCCGGCCGAGAGCCCAATGGCAACCTGAGCCCTGTATGTGAGGACAAGCTTCACTCTGAGCCCCCGGCACCCTTGCCACCACCTCGAACCTCCTCTTCGCACAGCTACCTCAACAAAGTCTGCAAAATGGCTGCCCGAACTGAAG GCAAAGGCGGAGGCCACTGGCCCCGGCCGGCACCACACAGCAGCAGCTTCGATGAGTGCACCTCCATGGAGTACCAGCACATGGCAGCTGCCCGGAAACCTGCACGGCCCAAATCTGAAATCTTCTTCTCTCACGAGAAGGGATCCAAAACACCCCGGTGTCCTTCCATGACATTCGAG GGAAACATGACCTTTGGTAGGATAGAAGCCTATGTACGACTAGAACAACTAGGAGAAGGTTCTTATGCAACCGTGTACAGGGGTTACAGCAA TCTCATGGGCAAAGTAGTTGCACTGAAGGAAATCCGGCTGCAGCCTGAAGAAGGCACACCTTTCACGGCAATCAGAGAAG CATCATTGTTGCGGGGTCTAAAGCATGCTAATATAGTGACACTTCATGACATCATTCACACTAAAGACACACTCACATTTGTATTTGAATATGTG CACACAGACCTTAGCCAGTACCTTGAGAAGCACCCCGGTGGGCTCAACCCCAAGAACGTCAAG cttttcctATTCCAGCTCTTGCGTGGTCTGTCCTACTGTCATGAACGAGTCATTCTTCACAG AGATCTGAAACCTCAGAACCTTCTCATCAGTGAACAGGGGGAGCTGAAACTTGCAGATTTTG GTCTTGCCAGAGCCAAGTCTGTGCCTAGTCGTACTTACTCGCATGAAGTGGTCACTTTGTGGTACCGGCCACCTGATGTGTTGCTTGGATCAACAGACTACTCAACATCACTGGACATGTG GGGAGTGGGCTGCATATTCATTGAGATGATCACCGGTGCAGCCGCATTCCCTGGTGTCAAGGACACAACTGATCAGCTGGATAAAATCTGGAGG ATCCTGGGGACTCCTACTGAGGAAACATGGGAAGGTGTTTCTCGTTATAAGAACTACAAACTTC ACAAATTTGGCATGTACCCAGGCCAGCCCCTAAAACAAGCCTTTCCTAAACTATCAGAAATACCACAGGCCGATGAAATTGCCAACAGATTCCTCCAG CTTCAGCCACAGAACAGGATCTCAGCTGTGGATGCTATGCGGCACAGCTATTTTGCAGACATGCCCCCCAAGGTGTATGATCTCCCTGACC AGGCCTCCATATTTACAGTTCCTGGTTGCAAACTTAGTCCAGAGACTTACAATCTCCCCATGTCTGTGATCAAGGCAGCGGCCAAACTGCGATGTTAG
- the LOC142566137 gene encoding cyclin-dependent kinase 14-like isoform X4 has product MPRRDLHALSKEVILPDYDTENENVAVTRVTMNGFEKSESVEDGTLDNARSSTPNSNVAGREPNGNLSPVCEDKLHSEPPAPLPPPRTSSSHSYLNKVCKMAARTEGKGGGHWPRPAPHSSSFDECTSMEYQHMAAARKPARPKSEIFFSHEKGSKTPRCPSMTFEGNMTFGRIEAYVRLEQLGEGSYATVYRGYSNLMGKVVALKEIRLQPEEGTPFTAIREASLLRGLKHANIVTLHDIIHTKDTLTFVFEYVHTDLSQYLEKHPGGLNPKNVKLFLFQLLRGLSYCHERVILHRDLKPQNLLISEQGELKLADFGLARAKSVPSRTYSHEVVTLWYRPPDVLLGSTDYSTSLDMWGVGCIFIEMITGAAAFPGVKDTTDQLDKIWRILGTPTEETWEGVSRYKNYKLHKFGMYPGQPLKQAFPKLSEIPQADEIANRFLQLQPQNRISAVDAMRHSYFADMPPKVYDLPDQASIFTVPGCKLSPETYNLPMSVIKAAAKLRC; this is encoded by the exons AATGTGGCCGTGACACGAGTGACAATGAACGGCTTCGAGAAGAGTGAGAGTGTGGAGGATGGGACTCTGGACAATGCACGCAGCTCAACACCCAACAGCAATGTAGCCGGCCGAGAGCCCAATGGCAACCTGAGCCCTGTATGTGAGGACAAGCTTCACTCTGAGCCCCCGGCACCCTTGCCACCACCTCGAACCTCCTCTTCGCACAGCTACCTCAACAAAGTCTGCAAAATGGCTGCCCGAACTGAAG GCAAAGGCGGAGGCCACTGGCCCCGGCCGGCACCACACAGCAGCAGCTTCGATGAGTGCACCTCCATGGAGTACCAGCACATGGCAGCTGCCCGGAAACCTGCACGGCCCAAATCTGAAATCTTCTTCTCTCACGAGAAGGGATCCAAAACACCCCGGTGTCCTTCCATGACATTCGAG GGAAACATGACCTTTGGTAGGATAGAAGCCTATGTACGACTAGAACAACTAGGAGAAGGTTCTTATGCAACCGTGTACAGGGGTTACAGCAA TCTCATGGGCAAAGTAGTTGCACTGAAGGAAATCCGGCTGCAGCCTGAAGAAGGCACACCTTTCACGGCAATCAGAGAAG CATCATTGTTGCGGGGTCTAAAGCATGCTAATATAGTGACACTTCATGACATCATTCACACTAAAGACACACTCACATTTGTATTTGAATATGTG CACACAGACCTTAGCCAGTACCTTGAGAAGCACCCCGGTGGGCTCAACCCCAAGAACGTCAAG cttttcctATTCCAGCTCTTGCGTGGTCTGTCCTACTGTCATGAACGAGTCATTCTTCACAG AGATCTGAAACCTCAGAACCTTCTCATCAGTGAACAGGGGGAGCTGAAACTTGCAGATTTTG GTCTTGCCAGAGCCAAGTCTGTGCCTAGTCGTACTTACTCGCATGAAGTGGTCACTTTGTGGTACCGGCCACCTGATGTGTTGCTTGGATCAACAGACTACTCAACATCACTGGACATGTG GGGAGTGGGCTGCATATTCATTGAGATGATCACCGGTGCAGCCGCATTCCCTGGTGTCAAGGACACAACTGATCAGCTGGATAAAATCTGGAGG ATCCTGGGGACTCCTACTGAGGAAACATGGGAAGGTGTTTCTCGTTATAAGAACTACAAACTTC ACAAATTTGGCATGTACCCAGGCCAGCCCCTAAAACAAGCCTTTCCTAAACTATCAGAAATACCACAGGCCGATGAAATTGCCAACAGATTCCTCCAG CTTCAGCCACAGAACAGGATCTCAGCTGTGGATGCTATGCGGCACAGCTATTTTGCAGACATGCCCCCCAAGGTGTATGATCTCCCTGACC AGGCCTCCATATTTACAGTTCCTGGTTGCAAACTTAGTCCAGAGACTTACAATCTCCCCATGTCTGTGATCAAGGCAGCGGCCAAACTGCGATGTTAG